The Dethiosulfovibrio peptidovorans DSM 11002 genome has a window encoding:
- a CDS encoding ATP-binding protein: MLDDLSLHILDIAENSVGAGARNVTLNLVEDRSGGWLTLSVEDDGRGMDEETCAKVVDPFYTTRTTRKVGLGIPFLRQSAELCGGSLELSSSLGIGTSLKASFRLDSIDLPPMGDVPSSIVTLLMSAPTVHWIYRHEIDGRVFVLDSVEILDILGDPEALRDPNIALWLKDYITENVGSIENLSPE, translated from the coding sequence ATGCTAGACGATCTGTCCCTTCACATATTGGACATAGCGGAGAACAGCGTAGGAGCCGGAGCCCGTAACGTCACGTTAAACCTCGTCGAGGATCGATCCGGCGGCTGGCTTACCCTTTCGGTGGAGGACGACGGCCGAGGGATGGACGAGGAGACCTGCGCCAAGGTGGTGGATCCTTTCTACACCACCAGGACCACCAGAAAGGTAGGACTGGGGATCCCCTTCCTTCGTCAGTCGGCGGAGCTATGCGGCGGGTCCCTGGAACTATCCTCTAGTCTAGGGATCGGCACATCCTTGAAGGCCTCTTTTCGGCTGGACTCCATAGATCTTCCCCCTATGGGAGACGTCCCCTCCTCGATCGTGACCTTGTTGATGTCGGCCCCGACGGTTCATTGGATATACCGTCACGAGATAGATGGCAGGGTCTTCGTATTGGACAGCGTGGAAATCCTGGATATCCTGGGAGATCCAGAGGCTCTGAGGGACCCTAACATAGCCCTGTGGCTGAAGGATTATATAACTGAGAACGTCGGATCGATCGAGAATCTTTCCCCCGAATAG
- a CDS encoding universal stress protein — MKKILVAVDLSDLSEGLVRYGYEMAAMMDADIGFIHIVPHPTLWKGYEPWLPPQFGQEVLEIAEKKLRRYIKSACSGDCNACIGYDPARIHVIVKEGNPATSIIDLAKDKDIDLIIMGHRGQSALEWFLVGSTATSVARYAHCSVLIYRPPMENEEGLSEEN; from the coding sequence ATGAAGAAGATACTGGTAGCAGTGGACCTCAGCGATCTCTCTGAGGGGTTGGTCCGTTATGGTTACGAGATGGCTGCTATGATGGATGCCGACATAGGCTTCATCCACATAGTTCCCCACCCAACGCTATGGAAGGGCTACGAGCCCTGGCTCCCGCCTCAGTTCGGCCAGGAGGTACTGGAGATAGCGGAGAAAAAGCTGAGACGGTATATAAAATCCGCCTGTAGCGGTGACTGTAACGCTTGTATAGGCTACGACCCGGCCAGAATACACGTTATAGTAAAAGAGGGCAATCCCGCCACCTCCATAATAGACCTGGCCAAGGACAAGGATATAGATCTGATAATAATGGGACACAGAGGGCAGTCGGCCCTTGAGTGGTTCCTGGTCGGCAGCACCGCTACCTCGGTGGCCAGATATGCTCACTGCTCCGTTTTGATATACCGTCCTCCTATGGAGAACGAGGAGGGGCTATCGGAAGAGAACTGA
- the gyrA gene encoding DNA gyrase subunit A yields the protein MEEQTLFGKIIRHPLVEEIKRSYLDYAMSVIVGRALPDARDGLKPVQRRILFAMQELGLRHNQSYKKSARVVGETMGKYHPHGDSAIYDTMVRLAQNFSMRYTLVDGQGNFGSIDGDSAAAMRYTEARLQELGELMLQDIDEDTVEWGPNFDESLKEPMVLPSQVPNLLVNGSTGIAVGMATNMPPHNLGEVVDAICYLIEAGDQADFGELMARMPGPDFPTGGVILGKDGIIDAYRTGRGRLVVQGLVHVEEGKRGKSNVVITEIPYMVNKTTMIETIASCVQNKTIDGVTDIRDESDRKGLRVVLEVSRDVDPDLVIRQLYRRSQLQNTFGVINLALVDGRPVELSLTDMLNVFLGHRRTVVRRRTEFRLKKAEARAHILEGLVKALDVIDRVIALIRGSDNAALAKERLVAELDFSEIQAQAILDMKLQRLTGLERDKLNDEFAGLLADIQRYRSILDSEKVLDGVIVEELVALKGKYGDDRRTKIVDRVGQDCSDEDLIPREDIVVMLSRDGYLRRVPLEDYSLQAKGGKGRRGARLREEDEVSLMGVSTTHDDIFLFTTKGRVFAIKGYIISESRTGKGKLIGKYISLENDERVVSMKTRRGQESGFLFFLTRRGIAKRLPSSELDNLTRAGRRVVTLDEGDEIAQILPTSGMDDLLLVSAMGQALRVSEDEFRPMGRSARGVKAMRLKDGDRIISGEVVTEDRRPILVSETGIGKRTNFEDFTVHHRGGGGMKVMSINSRTGLLAAATSVSEDDEIIVMTAKGRMIRVAAKEIRVLGRTAAGSIVVRLDGGDSVVDLSVVNMDGEDLK from the coding sequence ATGGAAGAACAGACTCTTTTCGGAAAGATAATCCGTCATCCTCTGGTGGAGGAGATCAAAAGGAGCTATCTGGACTACGCTATGAGCGTCATAGTCGGGAGGGCCCTTCCCGACGCCAGGGACGGGTTGAAACCGGTGCAGAGGCGTATCCTCTTCGCCATGCAGGAACTGGGACTCAGACACAATCAATCTTATAAGAAGTCCGCCAGGGTGGTCGGAGAGACCATGGGTAAGTACCATCCTCACGGCGACTCGGCCATATACGATACCATGGTTCGCCTGGCCCAGAATTTCAGTATGCGTTATACCCTGGTCGACGGACAGGGCAACTTCGGCTCCATCGACGGAGACAGTGCCGCCGCCATGAGATACACCGAGGCCAGGCTCCAGGAGCTGGGAGAGCTTATGCTTCAGGATATCGACGAGGACACGGTGGAGTGGGGCCCTAACTTCGACGAGTCCTTGAAGGAGCCCATGGTGCTGCCCTCTCAGGTCCCCAACCTTCTGGTTAACGGCAGCACCGGTATCGCAGTCGGTATGGCCACCAATATGCCTCCCCACAACCTGGGGGAGGTCGTCGACGCCATATGCTACCTCATAGAGGCGGGAGATCAGGCCGACTTCGGCGAGCTGATGGCCCGTATGCCCGGTCCGGATTTCCCCACCGGAGGGGTCATCCTCGGAAAAGACGGCATAATAGACGCCTATCGCACCGGTCGAGGCCGCCTGGTGGTGCAGGGATTGGTGCACGTGGAGGAAGGCAAGAGAGGCAAGAGCAACGTCGTCATCACCGAGATCCCCTACATGGTCAACAAGACCACCATGATAGAGACTATAGCGTCCTGTGTTCAGAATAAGACTATAGACGGAGTGACCGACATCAGAGACGAGTCGGACCGAAAGGGACTAAGAGTCGTGCTCGAGGTATCTAGGGACGTTGACCCCGACCTCGTAATAAGACAGCTCTACAGGAGGAGCCAGCTCCAGAACACCTTCGGGGTGATAAACCTCGCCCTGGTGGATGGCCGGCCGGTGGAGCTTTCACTGACCGATATGCTCAACGTCTTCCTGGGGCACAGAAGGACCGTTGTCAGACGGAGAACCGAGTTCCGGCTAAAGAAAGCCGAGGCCAGAGCCCATATCCTGGAGGGACTGGTTAAGGCCCTGGACGTGATAGACAGGGTCATAGCCCTTATCAGAGGATCGGACAACGCCGCTCTGGCCAAGGAACGACTCGTGGCGGAACTGGACTTCTCCGAGATCCAGGCTCAGGCCATCCTGGACATGAAGCTTCAAAGGCTCACCGGACTCGAGAGGGATAAGCTCAACGACGAGTTCGCCGGGCTTCTGGCCGACATCCAGAGGTATCGTTCGATTCTGGACAGCGAAAAGGTCCTGGACGGCGTCATAGTGGAAGAACTGGTCGCCTTGAAGGGCAAATACGGCGACGATCGCAGGACCAAGATAGTGGACAGGGTGGGGCAGGACTGCTCCGACGAGGATCTCATTCCCAGGGAGGACATAGTGGTAATGCTCTCCAGAGACGGCTATCTGCGCAGGGTCCCCCTTGAAGACTACTCGCTTCAGGCTAAGGGGGGCAAGGGCCGTAGAGGGGCGAGGCTCAGGGAGGAGGACGAGGTGTCCCTCATGGGAGTGAGCACCACTCACGACGATATCTTCCTCTTCACCACCAAGGGCAGGGTTTTTGCCATAAAGGGATACATCATATCGGAGAGCAGGACCGGCAAGGGCAAGCTCATCGGCAAATATATCTCCCTGGAGAACGACGAGAGGGTCGTCAGCATGAAGACCCGCAGGGGTCAGGAATCCGGTTTCCTCTTCTTTCTGACGAGAAGGGGCATAGCCAAGAGGCTTCCCTCCTCCGAACTGGACAACCTCACCAGGGCGGGCCGCAGGGTGGTAACCCTCGACGAGGGAGACGAGATAGCCCAGATCCTTCCCACCTCCGGAATGGACGACCTCCTTCTGGTCTCCGCCATGGGGCAGGCCCTGAGGGTCTCGGAGGACGAGTTCCGTCCCATGGGCAGATCCGCCAGAGGAGTCAAGGCGATGAGGCTCAAGGACGGAGACAGGATAATAAGCGGCGAGGTCGTCACGGAGGACCGTCGACCCATCCTGGTCAGCGAGACCGGCATAGGAAAGAGGACGAACTTCGAGGACTTCACCGTCCACCACAGGGGTGGAGGAGGCATGAAGGTCATGTCGATCAACTCCAGGACCGGACTGCTCGCAGCCGCTACGTCCGTCTCCGAGGACGACGAGATCATAGTAATGACCGCCAAGGGCCGCATGATTCGAGTGGCCGCTAAGGAGATAAGGGTGCTCGGTCGTACCGCAGCGGGGTCTATAGTTGTCCGTCTGGACGGCGGAGACTCGGTGGTGGATCTGAGCGTGGTTAATATGGACGGAGAGGACCTGAAATGA
- a CDS encoding alpha/beta hydrolase yields MSGLHVDASGSYGDRAVRIEVLESPDGSPWVVCLFHGVYGVASLEEGNKYGELARRLSERGITTCLVETSRDVRNRADFPDRSDWADAAFSGKKYGQELFDHMSGLSKVSEMFPDGRICLWGFFLGGIDSLMIAGGVVVPISDLGLEAPSVPLDRIGALVISGSGDTLKSDSSIKTSLPVLSSICEAEVLREACRNVEVPSVDFFYGSEDDTFDKPSCRRLFDLIPVSNKYFTVIDGADHPFRSIDGVPSTQPLDLMVATVSAHLQGHPADWPR; encoded by the coding sequence ATGAGCGGTTTACATGTGGATGCGTCTGGAAGTTACGGCGATCGTGCCGTCAGGATCGAGGTTCTCGAGTCCCCTGATGGGAGCCCTTGGGTGGTCTGTCTCTTTCATGGTGTCTATGGCGTGGCTTCTCTGGAGGAGGGCAATAAATACGGAGAGCTTGCCAGGAGGCTGTCGGAACGGGGAATAACGACCTGTCTGGTCGAGACCAGCAGGGATGTGAGGAACAGAGCAGATTTTCCCGACCGGTCCGATTGGGCCGACGCCGCTTTTTCTGGAAAAAAATACGGCCAGGAGCTTTTCGACCATATGTCGGGACTAAGCAAGGTTTCCGAGATGTTTCCCGATGGAAGAATCTGCCTCTGGGGGTTTTTTCTCGGTGGAATAGACTCTCTCATGATCGCAGGAGGTGTGGTGGTGCCGATTTCCGATCTCGGCCTGGAGGCCCCCTCCGTGCCTTTGGACCGGATAGGGGCCTTGGTCATCTCCGGCAGCGGCGACACCCTGAAGTCCGACAGTTCTATAAAGACATCCTTGCCTGTACTGAGTTCCATCTGTGAGGCCGAGGTTCTCCGGGAGGCCTGCCGAAACGTGGAGGTCCCCTCTGTGGATTTCTTTTACGGAAGCGAGGACGATACCTTCGACAAGCCCTCCTGCCGGAGGCTTTTCGATTTGATACCGGTCTCCAATAAGTACTTTACCGTTATCGACGGGGCCGATCATCCTTTCAGGAGCATAGATGGAGTTCCCTCTACACAACCTCTGGATCTTATGGTGGCGACCGTGTCGGCTCATCTCCAGGGCCATCCGGCCGACTGGCCCAGATAG
- a CDS encoding ATP-binding protein — protein MTEVYVEEYVVKGDSFLEVGEASTKLKGTLKMLGIPSDVTRRASVVVYEAEMNVMIHAGGGVIKASISSDSLVIEAVDHGPGIADIDLAMQEGYSTASDRIRELGFGAGMGLPNIKRNSDELDIETALGEGTTLRATLRFERG, from the coding sequence ATGACGGAGGTCTATGTCGAAGAATACGTCGTCAAGGGCGACAGCTTTCTGGAGGTCGGAGAGGCCTCTACGAAGTTGAAGGGCACTTTGAAGATGCTGGGTATACCGTCGGACGTCACGAGGCGGGCCTCCGTGGTGGTCTACGAGGCGGAGATGAACGTGATGATCCACGCCGGAGGAGGGGTCATAAAGGCCTCCATATCCTCCGATAGCCTGGTGATAGAGGCGGTGGATCACGGCCCCGGGATCGCCGACATCGATCTGGCCATGCAAGAAGGCTACTCCACCGCCTCGGACAGGATCAGAGAGCTCGGGTTCGGGGCGGGGATGGGCTTGCCCAACATAAAGAGAAACTCGGACGAGCTCGACATAGAGACGGCTCTCGGAGAGGGAACTACCCTAAGGGCCACCTTGCGTTTCGAGAGAGGGTGA
- a CDS encoding phosphatidylserine decarboxylase, producing the protein MRFAKDGYATIALAWGAVVAGMVLWVPSLILLLPVAALVLWFFRDPERVPECGPEGWVSPADGEVVEIVPVDHPYTGPATKVGIFMNPLSVHVNRIPRAGTVEYMKYVPGKKWMAFADKASEDNERFYLGFHTDCGPSMVVQIAGFLARRIVSRIRRGCRYDRGQRFGMIKLGSKVDVYLPEGVQLKTSVGQKVFAGKTCIGVCRHERTD; encoded by the coding sequence ATGAGGTTCGCCAAGGACGGCTACGCCACGATAGCTCTGGCCTGGGGGGCGGTGGTGGCAGGTATGGTTCTGTGGGTTCCGTCTCTGATACTGTTGTTGCCTGTGGCCGCTCTGGTGTTGTGGTTTTTCAGGGATCCCGAGAGGGTCCCCGAATGCGGTCCGGAGGGATGGGTCTCCCCTGCAGACGGAGAGGTCGTGGAGATAGTCCCTGTGGACCATCCCTATACCGGTCCCGCCACCAAGGTCGGCATCTTCATGAATCCTCTCAGCGTTCACGTAAACAGGATCCCACGGGCCGGTACGGTGGAGTACATGAAATACGTTCCGGGGAAAAAATGGATGGCTTTCGCCGACAAGGCCTCGGAGGACAACGAGAGATTCTACCTCGGGTTCCACACCGATTGCGGCCCATCCATGGTGGTCCAGATAGCCGGTTTTCTTGCGAGACGGATCGTCTCCAGGATCAGAAGAGGATGTAGATACGATAGAGGTCAGCGTTTCGGTATGATTAAGTTGGGCTCTAAAGTTGACGTCTATCTTCCCGAAGGTGTACAGTTGAAGACATCTGTCGGACAAAAGGTTTTCGCCGGCAAGACCTGTATAGGAGTGTGTCGCCATGAGAGGACCGATTAA
- the mce gene encoding methylmalonyl-CoA epimerase: protein MNVKVVDHIGIAVKSIEESLKFWEDSLGIHCHGVEEVADQKVKTAFLPIEDTEIELLEGTSEDSPVSKFIEKKGEGLHHMAIRVDDLEKALAELKAKGVRLIDETPRIGAGGAKIAFVHPKASGGVLLELCERS, encoded by the coding sequence GTGAACGTAAAGGTCGTGGACCACATCGGAATAGCGGTTAAGAGCATAGAGGAATCCCTCAAGTTCTGGGAGGATAGTCTCGGGATCCACTGTCATGGAGTGGAGGAAGTCGCAGATCAAAAGGTGAAGACCGCCTTCCTTCCCATCGAGGATACGGAGATAGAGCTTCTGGAAGGGACCTCGGAGGATAGCCCGGTCTCCAAGTTCATCGAGAAGAAGGGCGAGGGGCTCCACCACATGGCTATCAGGGTTGATGATCTCGAGAAGGCCTTGGCCGAGCTGAAGGCAAAGGGCGTTCGCCTGATAGACGAGACCCCCAGAATCGGAGCTGGCGGCGCAAAGATAGCTTTCGTGCATCCCAAGGCCAGCGGCGGCGTCTTGCTGGAGCTCTGCGAGAGAAGCTGA
- a CDS encoding prepilin peptidase: MSLPNHILAAIGAVIGAVAGSFFNVVAERTVSGRPWWGSERSSCPSCGRTLQTLDLIPLISWVASGGKCRYCKNAISVRYPIVELLYSLWGAVALYIWGPSPAGVGAMTGGWLMMLNALTDLQSGYIYDHLAGAIAVAGALLRIFGGTEALLDGVIGAATAAGIIAIIVILSRGGMGWGDATLMGGAGAILGWKMALIATYLGFMIGGLFAVLLVLLKKAARKDSVPLAPFLTAGFMAALVWGPDILGYLGQSAGWPWR; encoded by the coding sequence ATGTCGCTTCCCAATCATATCCTGGCGGCCATAGGAGCGGTGATAGGTGCGGTGGCGGGATCTTTTTTCAACGTCGTCGCAGAGAGAACCGTCTCGGGAAGACCCTGGTGGGGCTCGGAGAGGTCCAGCTGTCCCAGCTGTGGTCGAACCTTGCAGACTCTGGACCTGATCCCTCTGATCTCCTGGGTCGCCTCCGGAGGAAAGTGCAGATACTGTAAAAACGCCATATCCGTGAGATATCCCATCGTGGAGCTGCTCTATTCCCTGTGGGGGGCGGTAGCCCTCTATATCTGGGGACCGTCTCCGGCAGGAGTCGGTGCTATGACGGGAGGATGGCTGATGATGCTCAACGCCCTGACGGACCTCCAGTCGGGCTACATCTACGACCACCTGGCAGGGGCTATAGCTGTGGCGGGAGCGCTCCTTCGGATCTTCGGAGGAACGGAAGCCCTGCTGGACGGGGTCATCGGCGCCGCCACAGCCGCAGGGATCATAGCGATCATAGTGATATTGAGCAGAGGCGGGATGGGCTGGGGAGATGCCACTCTGATGGGGGGAGCGGGAGCCATTCTCGGATGGAAGATGGCCTTGATAGCCACCTATCTGGGTTTCATGATAGGGGGGCTCTTCGCCGTGCTTCTGGTGCTATTGAAAAAGGCGGCAAGAAAGGACTCGGTTCCCCTCGCTCCTTTCCTGACCGCCGGTTTCATGGCAGCTCTCGTATGGGGGCCCGACATACTGGGCTATCTGGGCCAGTCGGCCGGATGGCCCTGGAGATGA
- a CDS encoding formate/nitrite transporter family protein: MKNPLDIARSVCDSAKTKAAWSVPQMMVLGGLAGAYVAFGGWAMTATTFDVGSVGVAKVIGGSVFSIGLILVVLAGAELFTGNCVMPLAVMAGRLPMRNVLKNWFWVYLANLLGAVLVAVLVYNTGLWRGDIGAKALAIAAGKMGLSWWEAFFRGILCNWIVVLAVWLSMSSETVIGKIWAIYFPIMVFVASGFEHSIANMYFMAMGLLLKGDPTVVAAAALPAGDLGAVSLWGYVNNLIPVTAGNIVGGVLFVAVLYFSVFKSNLVSR; encoded by the coding sequence ATGAAAAATCCCCTGGACATCGCCCGTTCCGTATGCGATTCAGCCAAGACCAAGGCGGCCTGGTCCGTTCCTCAGATGATGGTTCTGGGAGGCCTGGCCGGAGCCTACGTCGCCTTCGGGGGCTGGGCTATGACCGCGACCACCTTCGACGTGGGCTCGGTCGGGGTCGCCAAGGTGATCGGAGGATCGGTCTTCAGCATAGGTCTCATACTGGTGGTGTTGGCCGGTGCTGAGCTCTTCACCGGAAACTGTGTCATGCCCTTGGCAGTTATGGCCGGTCGACTTCCAATGAGGAATGTGTTGAAAAACTGGTTTTGGGTGTACCTAGCCAACTTACTGGGGGCTGTCTTGGTGGCGGTTCTCGTGTATAATACTGGACTGTGGCGAGGTGATATAGGAGCCAAGGCTCTGGCCATCGCTGCGGGGAAAATGGGCCTTTCCTGGTGGGAGGCTTTCTTTCGGGGCATCCTTTGCAATTGGATAGTGGTCTTGGCCGTGTGGCTATCCATGAGCTCCGAGACCGTGATAGGAAAGATATGGGCTATCTACTTCCCTATAATGGTCTTCGTTGCCTCCGGATTCGAGCACTCGATCGCCAACATGTATTTCATGGCCATGGGCCTTCTTCTGAAGGGAGATCCCACGGTAGTCGCTGCTGCGGCTCTTCCTGCCGGCGACCTCGGAGCCGTCAGCCTCTGGGGTTACGTCAACAACCTGATTCCGGTCACTGCCGGAAACATCGTGGGAGGAGTTCTCTTCGTAGCGGTCCTTTATTTCTCGGTATTTAAATCCAATCTTGTCTCGCGGTGA
- a CDS encoding PHP domain-containing protein: MKPFVVDLHLHTVLSPCGELEMGAPEIVSRAVEQGIDLLAVTDHNSCLNYPALAGAAEGQPIRIIPGMEIQSAEDVHVVALFGDYELALLCQGWVWETLPDVPNREDVFGYQVVIDRDNGVVDMVSRLLIQGTDRSVDRVVDRVHEFRGLAILAHVDRPAFSYPAVLGFVPDGLPVDGLELSPRVTTEEVGLWRERYPGRTFLRSSDSHRLEEISKDRCSLMFLEEPTFDEVSLALKGEDGRSVLI, encoded by the coding sequence TTGAAGCCCTTCGTCGTCGATCTGCATCTCCACACCGTCCTGTCCCCCTGCGGTGAGCTGGAGATGGGGGCTCCCGAGATAGTGAGCAGAGCGGTCGAACAGGGCATAGACTTACTGGCGGTGACCGACCACAACAGTTGTCTCAACTACCCGGCTCTGGCGGGGGCGGCGGAGGGTCAGCCCATAAGGATAATCCCGGGGATGGAGATCCAGTCGGCCGAGGACGTGCATGTTGTCGCCCTGTTCGGCGATTACGAATTGGCCCTGCTCTGTCAGGGGTGGGTCTGGGAGACCCTGCCCGACGTCCCTAACAGAGAGGATGTTTTCGGGTATCAGGTCGTAATAGACCGGGATAACGGGGTGGTCGATATGGTCTCCAGGCTCTTGATACAGGGAACGGATCGTTCGGTGGATCGTGTGGTCGATCGGGTCCATGAGTTTAGGGGATTGGCCATACTGGCTCACGTGGACAGACCGGCCTTTTCCTATCCCGCCGTTCTCGGTTTCGTTCCGGATGGCCTCCCGGTGGACGGACTGGAGCTTTCACCCAGGGTCACGACGGAGGAAGTCGGCCTTTGGAGGGAGCGCTATCCCGGTCGAACCTTTCTCAGGTCGTCCGATTCCCATCGGCTGGAGGAAATATCGAAGGATCGCTGTTCCCTGATGTTTCTGGAGGAACCAACCTTCGACGAGGTCTCCCTGGCTCTCAAAGGAGAGGACGGGCGGTCTGTCCTTATATGA
- a CDS encoding [Fe-Fe] hydrogenase large subunit C-terminal domain-containing protein — MTTGIKVQLSACRGCARCIKVCPTEAMRVLDGKVMIIPELCVDCGECIRKCEDRAILINEDNWRLLASQDSTLIAADPAFYVQTRGYSCPEVFSSRLKEAGLEDITPWTSLAFDVTAYAIAKEIEKRGPEGLPLISTYCPSVIRLIQINYPELVGRFVLVDSPLETAVSLWREDTGRGDDVTLIAPCPAKVALVRSPEGRPKSSMKYAVSIQNVVRDLLAGGVEVDQPVEPCGGDLRYLLWSLRGGESKHVSAFCNRPIRTISVAGLRNTMDLLRELELGRLEGVDYIECRACDLGCIGGVGNLESRFLTHLRLDHIDVEWTMTDQESEAVNRWYESEIWKLSAPLKARQRLPLDQDLGQAMVRLREMNQIYAELPHIDCGSCGRPSCKALAEDVVRGNGEATDCIFKLRERIYELAREVAELSSRSPHAFNRKR, encoded by the coding sequence GTGACTACCGGCATCAAAGTTCAGCTTTCCGCTTGCAGAGGATGTGCCAGGTGTATCAAGGTCTGTCCCACCGAGGCCATGAGGGTATTGGACGGAAAGGTCATGATCATTCCGGAACTCTGCGTCGACTGCGGCGAATGCATCAGAAAGTGCGAGGATAGGGCCATCTTGATCAACGAGGACAACTGGCGGCTTCTGGCCAGCCAGGACAGCACCCTTATTGCGGCGGATCCGGCCTTCTACGTTCAGACCAGAGGCTACAGCTGTCCCGAGGTGTTTAGCTCCAGGTTGAAAGAGGCGGGGCTGGAGGACATAACTCCCTGGACGTCCCTGGCCTTCGACGTCACGGCCTACGCCATCGCCAAGGAAATAGAGAAGAGGGGACCGGAGGGTCTCCCTCTTATATCGACCTACTGTCCGTCGGTCATAAGGCTGATACAGATAAACTACCCCGAGCTGGTCGGTCGCTTCGTGTTGGTCGACTCTCCTCTGGAGACGGCGGTCTCCCTCTGGCGGGAGGACACGGGACGAGGGGACGACGTCACCCTCATAGCTCCCTGTCCCGCCAAGGTGGCCCTGGTCAGGTCTCCGGAGGGACGCCCGAAAAGTTCCATGAAATACGCCGTGTCCATACAGAACGTCGTCAGAGATCTCCTGGCCGGTGGGGTCGAGGTAGATCAACCGGTGGAGCCCTGTGGCGGCGATCTTCGGTATCTCCTATGGTCCCTCCGAGGAGGGGAGTCCAAACACGTCTCAGCCTTTTGCAATAGGCCTATAAGGACCATCTCCGTCGCAGGACTCAGAAACACGATGGATCTCCTCAGGGAGCTGGAGCTCGGAAGGCTGGAGGGGGTCGATTACATAGAGTGTCGGGCCTGCGATCTCGGCTGTATCGGCGGGGTAGGCAACCTGGAATCCCGTTTTCTGACCCATCTCAGGTTGGATCACATAGACGTGGAATGGACCATGACGGACCAGGAATCCGAGGCGGTGAACAGATGGTACGAGAGCGAAATATGGAAGCTCTCGGCCCCCCTAAAGGCGAGACAGAGACTCCCTCTGGACCAGGATCTGGGGCAGGCCATGGTGAGACTGAGGGAGATGAACCAGATCTACGCCGAGCTGCCCCATATCGATTGCGGGTCCTGTGGTCGTCCGTCCTGCAAGGCCCTTGCCGAGGACGTGGTCAGAGGGAACGGAGAGGCCACGGACTGCATATTCAAGCTCAGGGAGAGGATCTATGAACTGGCTCGGGAGGTGGCGGAGCTGTCGTCCCGTTCGCCTCATGCCTTTAATAGAAAGAGGTGA
- the pssA gene encoding CDP-diacylglycerol--serine O-phosphatidyltransferase, whose translation MRGPIKLKGHDIHWRAYIPNMITSGNLLCGMLSLILTMNGQYFPAAWLVAFAVFFDFMDGKVARMLGVSSAFGVEFDSLGDVVSFGVAPAILVYSTTLSSVPGVGGALVAVFFTLCGALRLARFNVVHVPGPFQGLPIPAGGLFLASWTIAGISLSPAIMAAMVALAGALMISTVSYSNLKGLKRGGVDRRRTLFLKVLVATMVFLLKEKALLALISVYIVSGLIRFDWQAWLSIAEEDSVEYDGD comes from the coding sequence ATGAGAGGACCGATTAAGCTGAAGGGCCACGATATTCATTGGAGGGCCTACATTCCCAACATGATAACCAGCGGGAACCTGCTCTGCGGCATGTTGTCTTTGATATTGACCATGAATGGACAGTATTTCCCCGCGGCCTGGCTGGTAGCCTTTGCCGTCTTCTTCGACTTCATGGACGGGAAGGTCGCCAGGATGTTGGGGGTCAGCAGCGCATTCGGGGTCGAGTTCGACAGTCTCGGCGACGTCGTGAGTTTCGGCGTGGCTCCGGCCATTCTGGTCTACTCGACGACCCTGTCCTCCGTCCCCGGCGTCGGAGGCGCTTTGGTGGCGGTCTTCTTCACCCTCTGCGGGGCGCTTCGTCTCGCCCGGTTCAACGTCGTTCACGTTCCCGGTCCCTTTCAGGGACTTCCCATACCGGCGGGAGGTCTCTTCCTGGCTTCCTGGACCATCGCTGGAATCTCTCTGTCTCCGGCCATAATGGCCGCCATGGTGGCTTTGGCCGGAGCCCTCATGATTTCCACCGTTTCCTACAGCAACCTGAAAGGTCTTAAAAGGGGCGGGGTGGATCGAAGAAGGACGCTGTTCCTGAAGGTACTGGTGGCCACGATGGTGTTCCTCCTCAAGGAAAAGGCACTCTTGGCCCTGATATCGGTCTACATAGTAAGCGGTCTCATCCGCTTCGATTGGCAGGCCTGGCTGTCCATAGCGGAAGAGGACTCAGTGGAATACGACGGAGATTAA
- a CDS encoding DRTGG domain-containing protein produces MNLLEVVRHIEADVLYGDDLLERLEVERVYGADLMSDVLAFAVPGSLLLTGLTNIQIVRTAQMLDIPAVVFVRGKYPQKEAVELASSLNMPVLLSYKSMFETCGILFREGMLPCEIERRCPR; encoded by the coding sequence ATGAACTTGCTCGAGGTTGTCAGGCATATAGAGGCGGACGTCCTCTACGGAGACGATCTGTTGGAGAGGCTGGAGGTCGAGAGGGTCTACGGTGCCGACCTGATGAGCGATGTCCTGGCCTTTGCCGTCCCGGGATCGCTTCTGCTGACCGGCCTTACCAACATACAGATAGTCAGGACCGCCCAGATGCTGGACATTCCTGCGGTAGTTTTCGTCAGGGGAAAGTATCCACAGAAAGAGGCTGTGGAGCTGGCTTCCTCTTTGAATATGCCCGTTTTGCTCTCCTATAAGAGCATGTTCGAGACCTGTGGAATCCTCTTCAGGGAGGGGATGTTGCCCTGCGAGATAGAGAGGCGATGTCCCAGATGA